One genomic window of Bartonella sp. HY038 includes the following:
- a CDS encoding M81 family metallopeptidase: MKKIAYAGFLHESNSFAPYSADLDDFVQGGGYIPLSRGDEILTNAANVNLAISGGLQYGIQKNWTLLPTLWAGAIPSAPLTYEAYENLTSEIIDRIASLDAIDGIFLDLHGAMMAEHVDDGEGELLERLRKVVGYDIPVVCALDLHGNITKRMFALADALIGFRTYPHIDMKETGYRAAKVLDHLMQSQENWHKAMRRADFLTPIAWQCTSLEPAASLYKLVEKAEDSPHISSISLFMGFPAADFDECGATIFVYGDDINTVEAHADSLLDELNDRESAFKGKAWLPSDAVNEAMSLALTSDLPIIIADTQDNPGAGGSSDTTGMIAALVNCGATKAAIGLIVDAQAVASAHQLHEGDRFHCKLGGKSGIRGDQPFEADFTIERLFDAKVKATGAYFGGTEMDLGPAVCLRIDDVRIVVTTHAAQMADRAFFQMAGIIPEEQDILVVKSSVHFRADFTQIAQDIIVATAPGSMPLSPASLPWKKLRADLRVEPDGLMFSQLSNV, translated from the coding sequence GTGAAAAAAATTGCTTATGCAGGGTTTCTGCACGAGTCCAATTCTTTTGCGCCTTATTCAGCTGATTTAGACGATTTTGTGCAAGGTGGCGGTTATATTCCATTATCTCGTGGGGACGAGATTTTAACCAATGCTGCAAATGTTAATCTCGCGATTTCAGGTGGTTTACAATATGGGATCCAGAAAAATTGGACTTTATTACCAACACTTTGGGCGGGAGCAATTCCATCAGCTCCACTTACCTATGAGGCTTATGAAAACCTAACATCTGAAATTATTGATCGCATAGCTTCTCTTGATGCTATTGATGGCATTTTTTTGGATCTTCACGGCGCAATGATGGCCGAGCACGTGGATGATGGCGAGGGTGAGTTGCTTGAGCGATTACGTAAAGTTGTTGGATACGACATTCCCGTCGTATGCGCGCTTGATCTTCATGGCAATATTACCAAAAGAATGTTTGCATTAGCTGATGCACTTATTGGCTTTCGAACTTACCCCCATATTGATATGAAAGAGACAGGTTATCGCGCTGCTAAAGTTCTTGATCATCTTATGCAAAGCCAAGAAAACTGGCATAAAGCCATGCGACGCGCTGATTTTTTAACGCCAATTGCTTGGCAATGTACAAGCCTAGAACCTGCGGCCAGTCTTTATAAGCTTGTAGAAAAAGCCGAAGATAGTCCACATATTTCGTCAATTTCACTTTTCATGGGGTTTCCTGCGGCTGATTTTGATGAATGTGGCGCTACTATTTTTGTTTATGGGGATGATATAAACACTGTTGAAGCGCATGCTGACAGCTTACTTGACGAACTAAATGATCGCGAAAGCGCATTTAAAGGCAAAGCTTGGTTGCCCAGTGACGCAGTGAATGAGGCAATGTCGCTTGCATTAACGTCGGATCTTCCCATCATAATTGCTGATACTCAAGATAATCCAGGTGCAGGCGGTTCCTCTGATACCACGGGCATGATTGCCGCCTTGGTTAATTGTGGTGCCACCAAAGCTGCTATTGGTCTTATTGTGGATGCGCAAGCGGTAGCCAGTGCCCATCAATTACACGAAGGCGATCGCTTCCATTGTAAACTTGGTGGAAAATCTGGCATCCGAGGCGATCAACCTTTTGAGGCAGATTTTACTATTGAGCGGCTGTTTGACGCCAAGGTGAAGGCAACAGGAGCTTATTTCGGTGGCACTGAGATGGATCTTGGGCCAGCAGTTTGCCTGCGCATTGATGATGTACGTATTGTTGTTACAACCCATGCGGCGCAAATGGCGGATCGGGCATTTTTTCAAATGGCTGGAATTATCCCAGAAGAACAAGATATTTTAGTGGTGAAAAGTTCGGTGCATTTTAGGGCTGATTTTACCCAAATAGCGCAGGACATTATCGTTGCTACTGCGCCAGGCAGTATGCCGCTATCACCGGCATCGCTTCCTTGGAAGAAACTACGGGCAGACTTAAGAGTTGAGCCCGATGGACTCATGTTTTCGCAATTATCCAATGTTTAG
- a CDS encoding ABC transporter permease: MLKYTLKRIVSIIPVLFLVAIFVFLLLRLTPGDPAAIIAGDAATPEQLDKIRTAMGLNEPLIVQFYHWSMDLLRGNLGNSLISGVPVSDMIADRLSATISIAIFTIILSVLIAIPMGVLAAWKHRSWIDHFTMSFSVLGFSVPVFLVGYVLILIFAVQLKWFPVQGFTPISQGLLPFLQKAFLPAVTLATIYIALIARMTRAAMLDILNEDFIRTARAKGVGESRILFVHALRNAAVPIATIVGTGFALLISGVVVTESIFNIPGIGRLTVDAVLARDYPIIQAMILLTSGVYIFINLLIDISYVIFDPRIRY, encoded by the coding sequence ATGCTTAAATACACCCTTAAACGTATAGTTTCCATTATTCCGGTTTTATTCTTGGTGGCTATTTTTGTATTTTTATTATTGCGACTAACCCCGGGAGATCCTGCTGCAATTATTGCAGGTGATGCGGCAACGCCAGAGCAACTGGATAAAATCCGTACTGCCATGGGGCTTAACGAGCCATTGATTGTCCAATTTTATCATTGGTCAATGGATCTTTTGCGCGGTAATTTAGGAAATTCGCTTATCTCAGGCGTCCCAGTTAGTGATATGATTGCTGATCGGCTTTCTGCCACTATTTCAATCGCGATTTTTACCATTATACTTTCGGTGCTTATTGCAATTCCAATGGGTGTCCTAGCTGCTTGGAAACACCGCTCATGGATTGACCATTTTACGATGAGCTTTTCCGTTTTGGGCTTTTCAGTGCCGGTGTTCCTTGTTGGTTATGTCTTGATTTTAATATTTGCAGTTCAATTGAAATGGTTTCCTGTGCAGGGCTTCACGCCAATTTCGCAAGGGCTTTTACCATTTTTACAAAAAGCATTTTTGCCGGCTGTCACTTTGGCAACCATTTATATTGCTTTGATTGCCCGTATGACGCGCGCGGCCATGCTTGATATTTTGAACGAAGATTTTATTCGCACCGCTCGCGCTAAAGGCGTGGGGGAAAGCCGCATTTTATTTGTTCATGCACTTCGCAATGCTGCTGTACCCATTGCAACGATTGTTGGCACCGGCTTTGCCCTCTTGATATCGGGCGTTGTCGTGACTGAAAGCATCTTTAACATTCCAGGGATTGGGCGCTTGACGGTGGATGCAGTCTTAGCACGTGATTATCCAATTATTCAGGCGATGATCTTGTTGACGAGTGGTGTTTATATTTTCATCAACTTGTTAATTGATATTTCTTATGTAATTTTTGATCCAAGGATACGTTACTGA
- a CDS encoding FAD-dependent oxidoreductase translates to MSSIDQTTQAIAPSLNQNQANISQQIIKAEVIVVGAGPAGLMAAYLLARQGRQVVLLEKHSDFLRDFRGDTIHPSTLDLIDQLGFLDEFLKISHTRAEKLNAEINGKDITIADFSKLSTKCKFIAFMPQWEFLNFLCDKAKQFDNFSIIMDCQSHKLLYEHDKVVGVEATTSQGDIRVEAPLTIAADGRNSILRQQSGLDLEEFGVASNVLWMKLSHQKEDPPYTMGHGGPRQGFILIDRGDYWQCGFVIPKGSFEELKAKGLENFREEVARFSPLPASRMDEITSWDNVHLLSIRINRLKQWWQPGLLFIGDAAHAMSPIGGVGVNLAIQDAVAATNILNAPLRNKNVSTKDLAKVQKRRSFPTKATQRLQLMMQKSSQKRNLDPEKKKAPPSFMRYIAKWPPLAHFAGRIVGMGFRSEKIKF, encoded by the coding sequence ATGTCCTCTATAGATCAAACAACCCAAGCAATTGCTCCGTCCCTCAATCAAAATCAAGCCAATATTTCACAGCAGATAATCAAAGCTGAGGTTATTGTGGTTGGTGCAGGCCCTGCCGGCCTAATGGCTGCTTATCTGCTGGCGCGGCAAGGACGGCAAGTCGTTTTGCTTGAAAAGCATAGTGATTTTTTGCGCGACTTTCGCGGCGATACCATTCACCCCTCAACCCTTGATCTTATTGACCAGTTGGGATTTTTGGACGAGTTTTTAAAAATTTCCCACACAAGAGCCGAAAAATTAAATGCTGAAATTAATGGTAAAGATATCACCATTGCCGATTTTTCCAAACTATCCACCAAATGCAAATTTATAGCTTTCATGCCGCAATGGGAATTTTTAAATTTCCTATGCGACAAAGCCAAACAGTTTGATAATTTTTCGATTATCATGGATTGCCAAAGCCACAAACTTTTATACGAGCATGATAAGGTCGTTGGTGTTGAGGCAACAACCTCGCAAGGCGATATTCGTGTTGAAGCGCCCTTAACCATTGCCGCTGATGGACGCAATTCAATCTTAAGGCAACAATCTGGTCTTGATTTGGAAGAGTTTGGCGTGGCTAGCAATGTTTTATGGATGAAGCTATCGCACCAAAAGGAGGATCCACCCTATACAATGGGTCATGGCGGCCCAAGGCAGGGTTTTATCCTTATTGATCGGGGCGATTATTGGCAATGTGGCTTTGTTATCCCTAAGGGTAGCTTTGAAGAGCTAAAAGCCAAGGGCTTAGAAAACTTTCGCGAGGAAGTTGCACGCTTTTCCCCGCTGCCCGCAAGCCGCATGGATGAAATTACCTCATGGGATAATGTCCATCTTTTATCCATCCGCATTAACCGCCTTAAACAGTGGTGGCAGCCGGGGCTTCTTTTCATTGGTGACGCTGCCCATGCCATGTCACCGATTGGCGGCGTTGGTGTTAATCTTGCTATACAAGATGCCGTTGCCGCAACCAACATATTAAATGCGCCATTGCGGAATAAAAATGTTAGCACAAAGGATTTGGCAAAGGTACAAAAACGCCGTTCATTCCCCACCAAAGCCACGCAAAGATTGCAACTCATGATGCAAAAAAGTAGCCAAAAGCGCAATCTTGATCCAGAAAAGAAAAAAGCACCACCAAGCTTCATGCGCTATATTGCAAAATGGCCACCGCTTGCGCATTTTGCTGGCCGTATCGTTGGCATGGGATTTAGATCAGAGAAAATCAAATTTTAA
- a CDS encoding Gfo/Idh/MocA family protein, giving the protein MSPRVAVLGCGYWGSNHIRTLKGLGALAAVSDANTDRAEGFAAEHDVEAIAIDDLFTRPDIDAIVMALPPQFHAQNAIRAVENGKDVLVEKPIALNVEDAEREVRIAEENKRIFMVGHVLRFHPAFEKLMELVNSGELGEIKYIHSHRMGLGKFHTESDALWDLAPHDLSMILALTGCEPSEIRGEGAAIIDQLSDFAHVHMVFPNGLRSHLVASRLNPYRERRLTVVGTKAMAVFDDVEPWERKLGIYRFAVWQDNGQWAFTANEPEYLAVNEGMPLTRELQHFLHCIETRSEPRTNGHEAIAVLKILTAGSVNHSGARTMRDLL; this is encoded by the coding sequence ATGTCGCCACGCGTAGCAGTTTTAGGATGCGGTTATTGGGGGAGTAACCATATTCGCACTTTAAAAGGCCTTGGAGCATTGGCCGCGGTTTCTGACGCTAATACCGACCGCGCCGAGGGCTTTGCAGCTGAACATGATGTCGAGGCAATTGCTATTGATGATTTGTTCACTCGTCCAGATATTGATGCAATTGTCATGGCTTTGCCACCCCAGTTTCATGCTCAAAATGCGATTCGCGCTGTAGAAAACGGCAAAGATGTTCTTGTGGAAAAGCCAATCGCCCTCAATGTTGAAGATGCTGAACGAGAAGTTAGAATTGCTGAAGAAAATAAACGCATTTTTATGGTTGGCCATGTTTTGCGCTTTCACCCAGCTTTTGAAAAACTCATGGAGCTCGTCAATTCTGGTGAATTGGGTGAGATAAAATATATTCATAGCCACCGTATGGGGCTTGGTAAATTCCATACTGAAAGCGATGCATTATGGGATCTTGCCCCCCACGATCTTTCAATGATTCTTGCTTTAACTGGCTGCGAACCATCAGAAATTCGCGGCGAAGGTGCGGCGATTATTGACCAATTATCTGATTTTGCCCATGTCCATATGGTATTTCCCAATGGTTTACGCAGCCATTTGGTAGCATCGCGCCTTAATCCCTACCGTGAGCGGCGTTTAACTGTCGTCGGCACCAAAGCTATGGCGGTGTTTGATGATGTTGAGCCATGGGAGCGTAAACTTGGTATTTATCGCTTTGCGGTTTGGCAGGATAATGGCCAATGGGCATTTACTGCCAATGAGCCTGAATATCTTGCCGTAAACGAAGGCATGCCTTTGACACGCGAATTGCAGCATTTCTTACATTGTATAGAAACGCGTAGCGAGCCGCGCACCAATGGCCATGAAGCGATTGCAGTATTGAAAATTCTAACTGCTGGCAGTGTGAATCATAGTGGTGCAAGAACTATGCGTGACTTGCTTTAA
- a CDS encoding DegT/DnrJ/EryC1/StrS aminotransferase family protein: MQFIDLGAQRARIEDKINAAVLKVIADGRYILGPEVAQFEKELADYIGVKHVIACANGTDALVMPLMAKGIGPGDAVFCPSFTFAATAEVIALVGAEPVFIDVLPDTYNIDTKQLKEAIQMIKKEGRLTPKAIIPVDIFGLPADYKAINAIAGEEGLFVIEDAAQSIGGKSDNTMCGAYGDVASTSFYPAKPLGCYGDGGAMFTDSDELADILRSILFHGKGETQYDNVRIGLNSRLDTIQAAILIEKLAILEDEMQKREIIGKRYNDGLKDVVKTPVIPANTRSAYAQYTIEAENRDGLRAHLQEKAIPSVIYYVKPLHLQTAYKDFARAQDSLPVSEGLAERVLSLPMHPYLSESDQDKIIEEIRAFYKK; the protein is encoded by the coding sequence ATGCAATTTATAGATCTTGGCGCCCAGCGCGCGCGCATTGAAGATAAAATCAACGCTGCAGTTTTAAAAGTTATTGCTGATGGGCGTTATATTTTAGGGCCGGAAGTAGCACAGTTTGAAAAAGAACTTGCAGATTATATTGGTGTAAAGCATGTCATTGCCTGCGCTAATGGCACAGATGCTTTAGTTATGCCATTAATGGCCAAAGGAATTGGTCCAGGGGACGCAGTTTTTTGTCCAAGCTTTACCTTTGCGGCAACGGCTGAAGTCATTGCCCTTGTAGGTGCTGAGCCTGTATTTATCGATGTTTTGCCCGATACTTATAATATCGACACAAAGCAACTTAAAGAAGCAATCCAAATGATTAAAAAAGAAGGTCGCCTTACGCCAAAGGCGATTATTCCGGTTGATATATTTGGTCTTCCAGCCGATTATAAGGCAATTAACGCCATTGCTGGCGAAGAGGGTTTATTTGTCATTGAAGATGCCGCGCAATCAATCGGCGGTAAAAGCGATAATACTATGTGTGGTGCTTATGGTGACGTTGCATCGACTAGCTTCTACCCAGCCAAACCTTTGGGTTGCTATGGTGATGGCGGCGCTATGTTTACTGATAGTGACGAACTTGCCGATATTTTACGCTCAATCCTTTTCCACGGTAAAGGCGAAACCCAATATGACAATGTTCGCATTGGTTTAAATTCACGTCTTGATACTATCCAAGCCGCTATTTTGATTGAAAAATTAGCCATCCTAGAAGACGAAATGCAAAAGCGTGAAATTATTGGTAAGCGTTACAATGATGGCTTAAAAGATGTTGTCAAAACACCTGTTATTCCTGCAAATACGCGTTCTGCCTATGCGCAATATACAATTGAAGCAGAAAACCGCGATGGTTTGCGCGCCCATTTGCAAGAAAAGGCCATTCCATCAGTAATTTACTATGTGAAGCCTTTACACCTGCAAACAGCCTATAAGGACTTTGCCCGCGCGCAAGACAGCTTGCCCGTATCTGAAGGTCTTGCAGAAAGAGTGTTGAGCCTTCCAATGCATCCTTATTTAAGCGAAAGCGACCAAGATAAGATAATAGAGGAAATCAGAGCTTTTTATAAAAAATAA
- a CDS encoding pyrimidine 5'-nucleotidase: MGAQNFPTEKIDYWVFDLDNTLYPPGDHLFSQVDIKMTDYVSNLLNMDRISARQLQKDLYRDYGTTLSGLMHLYDIDPEDFLNKVHDIDYSWLSPAPILRQNLQRLTGKKYIFTNGDYNHAINVLTRLGIENVFDGIFDIKAARYIPKPKQEAYDIFIKKFAIDPSRAVMFEDLVRNLKVPKSLQMQTVLIEPILQATQTHDTPQGDDSDQSHIDFKTNDLGAFLEKILM; encoded by the coding sequence ATGGGCGCGCAAAACTTTCCAACGGAAAAAATAGATTATTGGGTGTTTGATCTTGATAACACCCTTTATCCACCAGGTGACCATCTTTTTTCACAAGTGGATATTAAAATGACTGACTATGTCAGCAACTTGCTAAACATGGATAGGATAAGTGCGCGCCAATTACAAAAAGACCTTTATCGTGATTATGGTACTACCCTATCTGGTTTAATGCATCTTTATGACATTGATCCAGAAGATTTTTTAAATAAAGTCCATGATATCGATTATAGCTGGCTAAGCCCAGCGCCAATTCTTAGGCAAAATTTGCAAAGGCTTACGGGCAAAAAATACATCTTCACCAATGGTGATTACAATCATGCTATAAATGTATTAACAAGGCTTGGCATTGAAAACGTATTTGATGGCATATTTGACATTAAGGCGGCTCGATATATTCCAAAGCCCAAGCAAGAGGCCTATGATATTTTTATAAAGAAATTTGCCATAGATCCAAGCCGCGCGGTTATGTTTGAAGATCTTGTCCGCAATTTGAAAGTGCCAAAATCTTTACAAATGCAAACAGTATTAATAGAACCTATACTACAAGCAACTCAAACCCATGATACACCACAAGGTGATGATAGCGACCAAAGTCATATTGATTTTAAAACCAATGACCTTGGTGCTTTTTTAGAAAAAATATTGATGTAA
- a CDS encoding AAA family ATPase, with protein sequence MIDTLAISGYRSIRDLIVPLDNLTIITGANGAGKSNLYRSLRLLASAANGELVGNLAKEGGIQSVFWAGPEKITRDMRSGRVAIQGTVSSQKKRLKLGFSSRNMSYAVELGFPTSGALNSSLESMGPFRYDPLFKRETLWSGALRQSSIHALRKGALLSLRDLEGELTPSRLELSDYESMCLIAGDPQASPQLLELRETLLTWRFYDHLRTDSDAPSRKPQIGTYTPIMANDGSDVAAALQTILQIGDYNLLAEMIDLAFPEAEIDITHHEGWFGLQMRQNGILRPLKAAELSDGTIRYIMLLAALLTPRPPSLMVLNEPETSLHPDLLPALAKLICAASKNMQLIVVSHAQPLVDLLEKQGHGTILNLYKEFSETTFKDNNLINRVGWKWPD encoded by the coding sequence ATGATTGATACATTAGCAATATCTGGTTATCGCTCAATCCGCGATCTCATTGTGCCACTAGACAATCTTACCATTATAACCGGCGCTAATGGCGCGGGCAAATCTAATCTTTACCGCTCATTACGCCTTTTGGCTTCAGCAGCAAATGGTGAGCTTGTTGGTAATTTAGCTAAAGAAGGAGGAATCCAATCAGTATTTTGGGCTGGGCCTGAAAAAATTACCAGAGATATGCGTTCAGGGCGCGTCGCCATACAAGGTACTGTATCAAGTCAAAAAAAGCGTTTAAAGCTAGGATTTTCAAGCCGTAACATGAGTTATGCAGTGGAACTTGGTTTTCCTACAAGTGGGGCGTTAAATAGCTCTTTAGAAAGCATGGGGCCCTTTCGATATGATCCACTTTTTAAACGGGAAACCTTATGGAGTGGTGCTTTACGTCAATCAAGCATTCATGCCTTGCGCAAGGGCGCTTTATTGTCGTTGCGTGACTTAGAGGGCGAACTTACTCCATCGCGTTTGGAACTTTCTGATTATGAGAGCATGTGCCTTATTGCTGGCGATCCGCAGGCTTCACCACAATTGTTAGAACTACGGGAAACGCTGCTTACATGGCGGTTTTATGATCATCTGCGTACCGATAGCGATGCACCGTCAAGGAAGCCACAGATTGGCACTTATACACCTATTATGGCCAATGATGGTAGCGACGTTGCCGCTGCCCTTCAAACTATTCTGCAAATTGGTGATTATAATTTGTTGGCTGAGATGATCGACCTTGCTTTTCCAGAGGCTGAAATTGATATTACCCACCATGAAGGTTGGTTTGGTCTGCAAATGCGTCAAAATGGAATATTACGCCCTTTAAAAGCTGCGGAATTATCCGATGGAACCATACGCTATATTATGTTGCTCGCCGCTTTATTAACCCCACGGCCACCAAGCTTGATGGTTTTAAACGAGCCTGAAACAAGTCTACACCCAGATTTATTACCGGCCTTGGCTAAGCTTATCTGTGCTGCTTCCAAAAACATGCAGCTCATTGTTGTATCGCATGCACAGCCATTGGTTGATTTATTGGAAAAACAAGGCCATGGCACCATATTGAATCTTTATAAAGAATTTAGCGAAACAACGTTTAAAGATAACAATCTTATCAACCGCGTTGGCTGGAAATGGCCGGATTAA
- the rpsT gene encoding 30S ribosomal protein S20 — MANTASAKKAVRKIAARTEVNKSRRSRVRTFIRKFEDAIVAGNKEEAQVAFKTVEPEIMRAVTKGVIQKNTAARKVSRLAQRLKSLNA; from the coding sequence ATGGCTAATACAGCTTCGGCCAAAAAAGCGGTGCGCAAAATTGCAGCTCGCACAGAGGTCAATAAATCACGTCGTTCACGCGTTCGCACTTTCATCCGTAAGTTTGAAGATGCTATTGTTGCTGGCAACAAAGAAGAAGCACAAGTTGCTTTCAAAACTGTTGAACCTGAAATCATGCGCGCTGTAACTAAGGGCGTTATCCAAAAAAATACAGCAGCTCGCAAGGTTTCTCGTCTTGCACAGCGCTTGAAAAGCCTCAACGCTTAA
- a CDS encoding ABC transporter permease, which yields MNVPSTPSKNLWLLRIISFPNWMRLGFGPIIALVILLIIIIVTLAAPYIATHDPLQINAMARLQPPSKEHFLGTDNYGRDLFSRMILGGRISLVIGIFAALFSVVVGIVFGLLAGFFRVADGFIMRAMDALMAMPSILIAIALVALNGPSIASVIIAITVPEVPRVVRLVRSVVLTAREEPYIEAATTLGSSTSKILFQHLLPNTIPPIIVQGTYVLASAILLEAILSFLGAGISTEIPTWGNVMAEGRVFFRIKPSLILWPGLMLALCVLSINLLGDIARDNLDPRQKKRES from the coding sequence ATGAATGTACCTTCAACTCCTTCAAAAAACCTTTGGCTATTGCGTATCATTTCGTTTCCAAACTGGATGCGTCTTGGCTTTGGACCAATTATCGCGCTTGTTATTTTGTTGATTATTATAATAGTCACACTAGCTGCACCCTATATTGCAACCCATGATCCATTGCAGATTAATGCAATGGCAAGATTACAGCCGCCAAGTAAGGAACATTTTCTTGGTACTGATAATTATGGCCGCGACTTATTTTCACGCATGATTTTAGGTGGGCGTATTTCACTGGTTATCGGAATCTTTGCGGCATTATTCTCGGTGGTTGTTGGTATTGTTTTTGGGCTTCTTGCTGGCTTTTTCCGTGTAGCTGATGGCTTTATAATGCGCGCCATGGATGCATTAATGGCCATGCCGTCAATATTGATTGCCATTGCATTGGTTGCTTTAAATGGTCCATCAATTGCATCGGTTATTATCGCAATCACCGTTCCAGAAGTGCCGCGTGTGGTAAGACTTGTGCGATCGGTCGTATTAACAGCGCGTGAAGAACCTTATATTGAAGCGGCGACGACTTTGGGAAGTAGCACATCAAAAATACTTTTCCAGCATTTGTTACCCAATACTATCCCACCTATTATTGTGCAGGGCACTTATGTCTTGGCATCAGCCATTCTTCTGGAAGCTATTTTATCATTTTTAGGTGCAGGTATTAGCACTGAGATTCCAACATGGGGTAATGTTATGGCTGAAGGACGGGTGTTCTTTCGTATTAAACCCTCTTTAATTCTTTGGCCTGGTCTTATGCTCGCTCTTTGCGTTCTTAGTATCAACCTTTTGGGTGATATTGCTCGTGACAACCTTGACCCTAGACAGAAAAAACGGGAGAGTTAG
- the argB gene encoding acetylglutamate kinase encodes MSDNFDSQQEIFEKQAALLSAALPYMQRYENKTVVVKYGGHAMGDPELGRAFARDIALLKQSGINPIVVHGGGPQIATMLQKLGLESKFEGGLRVTDAKTVEIVEMVLAGSINKEIVAMINAEGEWAIGLCGKDGNMVFAEKARKTVIDPDSNIERVLDLGFVGEPVEVDRTLLDLLARSEMIPVIAPVAPGRDGHTYNINADTFAGAIAGALTAKRLLFLTDVPGVLDENGKLLKELTVSEARRMIEKGTISGGMIPKVETCIEAIQRGVEGVVILNGKTAHSVLLELFTERGAGTLIVRG; translated from the coding sequence ATGAGCGATAATTTTGATAGCCAGCAAGAAATTTTTGAAAAGCAGGCCGCACTGCTTTCTGCCGCCCTTCCCTATATGCAACGCTATGAAAACAAAACTGTCGTTGTAAAATATGGTGGCCACGCCATGGGTGATCCTGAACTTGGACGCGCTTTTGCTCGTGACATCGCATTGTTAAAACAATCTGGCATTAATCCTATTGTTGTTCATGGTGGCGGTCCACAAATTGCCACCATGTTGCAAAAATTGGGTCTTGAATCAAAATTTGAAGGTGGCTTACGCGTCACCGATGCAAAAACCGTTGAAATTGTTGAAATGGTTCTTGCAGGCTCAATTAACAAAGAAATCGTTGCTATGATCAATGCTGAAGGTGAATGGGCGATTGGTCTTTGCGGTAAAGACGGCAATATGGTTTTTGCCGAGAAAGCACGAAAAACCGTTATTGACCCTGATTCCAACATTGAGCGTGTGCTTGATCTTGGCTTTGTTGGCGAGCCAGTGGAAGTTGATCGCACATTATTAGATTTACTCGCCCGCTCAGAAATGATTCCAGTTATTGCACCAGTTGCACCGGGGCGCGATGGTCATACCTATAATATCAATGCTGATACATTTGCTGGCGCTATTGCTGGTGCATTAACTGCAAAGCGTCTTTTATTCTTGACGGACGTTCCGGGCGTTCTTGATGAAAATGGTAAATTGCTCAAAGAATTAACGGTAAGCGAAGCGCGCCGTATGATTGAAAAAGGCACAATTAGCGGTGGCATGATTCCCAAGGTAGAGACCTGCATTGAAGCCATTCAGCGCGGGGTTGAAGGTGTGGTTATTCTTAATGGTAAAACCGCCCATTCAGTCTTGCTTGAGCTGTTTACCGAGCGCGGTGCCGGCACTTTGATTGTGCGCGGATAA
- a CDS encoding DMT family transporter, which yields MKSFSFLRPQELILIGVTILWGGTFLIIKQAVHQSGPLFFVGFRFFIAAVIVAIVFHKALKGLSKKEIIGGTAIGLSIYLGYGLQTMGLQSINSSQSAFITALYVPFVPLLQWGVLKRRPSLGSWIGAALCFIGLILIKDPQNIGFSFSFGEIITIIAAFFIAIEIILIGKFAPEVDSRRLTLVQLIVASIAAFITMPILGEPIPQFSPIWFWAAVALGTMTALIQLAMNWAQKSVSPTKATIIYAGEPIWAGLFGRMAGERFGPFALLGAALIIAGILISQLLPTSLRNKLSAPSDDKSKDNSSNS from the coding sequence ATGAAATCTTTTTCTTTTTTACGCCCGCAAGAACTTATTCTCATTGGTGTAACCATTCTGTGGGGTGGTACATTTTTGATTATTAAACAGGCCGTGCACCAGAGCGGACCGCTATTCTTTGTAGGGTTCCGCTTTTTTATTGCTGCCGTAATTGTCGCAATTGTATTTCATAAAGCGTTAAAAGGCCTTAGCAAAAAAGAAATTATTGGTGGCACCGCTATCGGTCTATCTATTTATTTAGGCTATGGCTTGCAAACTATGGGGCTACAAAGTATCAATAGCAGCCAATCAGCCTTTATTACTGCCCTTTATGTGCCATTTGTACCGCTATTGCAATGGGGCGTATTAAAACGCCGTCCTAGTCTTGGTAGTTGGATTGGCGCTGCCCTTTGCTTTATTGGCCTTATTTTAATCAAAGATCCGCAAAATATCGGTTTTAGTTTTTCTTTTGGTGAAATTATCACCATCATTGCGGCTTTCTTTATCGCGATTGAAATTATTCTTATCGGCAAATTTGCACCTGAAGTTGATAGCCGCCGCCTCACTTTAGTGCAACTAATTGTGGCATCGATCGCCGCTTTTATTACCATGCCAATCCTTGGTGAACCTATCCCTCAATTTTCGCCAATCTGGTTTTGGGCAGCAGTTGCACTTGGCACAATGACAGCGCTTATCCAATTAGCAATGAACTGGGCGCAAAAATCAGTATCCCCAACCAAAGCTACCATCATTTATGCCGGTGAGCCAATATGGGCTGGTCTTTTTGGACGGATGGCCGGGGAGCGTTTTGGGCCCTTTGCGCTACTTGGTGCAGCGTTAATTATTGCTGGTATTCTCATATCACAATTATTACCAACATCATTGCGCAATAAACTATCAGCGCCTAGCGATGATAAATCAAAAGACAACTCATCCAATAGTTAA